The Calditerricola satsumensis genome contains a region encoding:
- a CDS encoding NAD(P)/FAD-dependent oxidoreductase, whose amino-acid sequence MYDVAVVGAGPAGASAALFLAKAGKKTLVIDSDQSITKRAWIENHYGVEAIAGPDLVELGKKQAAKFGAELVAGKVTNIVPAGDGFRLETEDGKTYEAKQVILATGVAVELAEKIGLRTKPGTEPRIKTVIDVDPAGKTSVPGVWAAGTVAGCSVHTIITAGDGARVAINLISELNGERYVDHDVLKA is encoded by the coding sequence GTGTACGACGTGGCCGTTGTGGGTGCCGGTCCGGCCGGCGCCAGCGCCGCCCTCTTTCTGGCCAAAGCCGGAAAGAAGACCCTGGTCATCGACAGCGACCAGAGCATCACGAAACGGGCCTGGATCGAAAACCATTACGGCGTGGAGGCCATCGCCGGCCCCGATCTGGTGGAGCTCGGCAAGAAGCAAGCGGCCAAATTCGGGGCGGAACTTGTGGCGGGGAAGGTGACGAACATCGTCCCGGCGGGCGACGGCTTCCGCTTGGAAACCGAAGACGGAAAGACGTATGAGGCCAAGCAGGTGATTTTGGCCACGGGGGTGGCCGTCGAGCTGGCCGAGAAAATCGGCCTCCGGACCAAACCCGGAACGGAGCCGCGAATCAAGACGGTCATCGACGTCGACCCGGCCGGCAAAACCAGCGTCCCCGGCGTCTGGGCGGCGGGCACGGTGGCCGGCTGCAGCGTGCACACAATCATCACCGCCGGCGACGGGGCGCGGGTGGCCATCAACCTGATCAGCGAGCTGAACGGCGAACGCTACGTCGACCACGACGTCCTGAAGGCGTAG
- the cymR gene encoding cysteine metabolism transcriptional regulator CymR, translated as MKVSTRGRYGLTIMMELARRYGEGPTSLKTIAQKHDLSEHYLEQLVAPLRNAGLVKSVRGAHGGYMLAREPERITAGDILRVLEGPLSPVDEEEDDPAKRELWARIRDKVTEVLDSTTLADLLTFGRESDEDYYMFYI; from the coding sequence GTGAAGGTTTCCACCAGAGGGCGCTACGGGCTTACCATCATGATGGAGCTGGCCCGTCGTTATGGGGAAGGGCCCACGTCGCTCAAGACGATCGCCCAGAAGCACGACCTGTCCGAGCATTATCTGGAGCAGCTCGTCGCGCCGCTGCGCAACGCCGGTCTGGTGAAGAGCGTGCGCGGGGCCCACGGCGGGTACATGCTGGCGCGCGAGCCGGAGCGCATTACTGCCGGTGACATCCTGCGCGTGTTGGAAGGCCCGCTCTCTCCCGTCGACGAGGAAGAGGACGACCCGGCCAAGCGGGAGTTGTGGGCGCGCATTCGCGACAAGGTGACGGAAGTGCTCGATTCGACCACCCTGGCCGATCTGCTCACCTTCGGCCGGGAAAGTGACGAGGACTACTACATGTTCTACATCTGA
- the aspS gene encoding aspartate--tRNA ligase, with translation MWTIQRTHWCGELRPKHVGAEVGLNGWVHRRRDLGDLIFIDLRDRTGLIQLVFDPSISEEAHAAAKEVRSEYVLAVRGKVVARTPETVNPNLATGEVEVQVHAVEVVNAAKTPPFVLDDRAEVDESVRLKYRYLDLRRPVLQRTLMLRHRAAKAFRDFLDAQGFVEIETPMLTRSTPEGARDYLVPSRVHPGQFYALPQSPQLFKQLLMVAGFERYYQIVRCFRDEDLRADRQPEFTQVDIETSFLRAEQIQELVEALIAYVWKETIGVDVPRPFPRLSYQEAMDRYGTDKPDIRFGLELKDVSDIAAACQFQVFRRAVEAGGRVQALNAKGCAGFSRKEIAAYEEEAKRHGAKGLAYLARTAEGWKGPIAKFFTEGELAALAERLEAEPGDLLFFCADQAEVVAAVLGNLRLKLGRERGLIPDNAFAFLWVVDFPLLTYDEEEGRFVANHHPFTMPREEDIPLFDTDPARIRAQAYDLVCNGYEIAGGSIRIHRRDVQEKMFRVLGFTEEQAREKFGFLLEAFEYGTPPHGGIAFGFDRVVMLLAGRSNLRETIAFPKTTSAADLMVGAPSEVDPKQLEELRIAVVDEARAAR, from the coding sequence ATGTGGACGATCCAACGCACCCATTGGTGTGGCGAATTGCGCCCCAAGCACGTGGGGGCGGAGGTGGGCCTCAACGGCTGGGTGCACCGGCGGCGCGACTTGGGGGACCTGATCTTCATCGACCTGCGCGACCGCACCGGCCTCATCCAGCTCGTCTTTGACCCGTCCATTTCCGAAGAGGCCCACGCCGCGGCGAAGGAGGTGCGCAGCGAGTACGTGCTCGCCGTGCGTGGCAAGGTGGTGGCCCGCACGCCGGAGACGGTCAACCCCAACCTGGCCACAGGCGAAGTGGAGGTGCAGGTGCACGCCGTCGAGGTGGTGAACGCGGCCAAAACGCCGCCCTTTGTCCTCGACGACCGCGCCGAGGTGGACGAGAGCGTGCGCCTCAAGTACCGCTACCTCGACCTGCGCCGTCCCGTCCTGCAGCGCACGCTGATGCTGCGCCACCGCGCGGCCAAGGCCTTCCGCGACTTCCTCGACGCCCAGGGGTTCGTGGAGATCGAAACGCCGATGCTGACGCGCTCCACGCCGGAGGGGGCCCGCGACTACCTGGTGCCGAGCCGCGTCCACCCGGGCCAGTTTTACGCGCTGCCCCAGTCGCCGCAGCTCTTCAAGCAGCTCTTGATGGTGGCCGGCTTCGAGCGCTACTACCAGATCGTCCGCTGCTTCCGCGACGAGGACCTGCGCGCCGACCGGCAGCCGGAGTTCACCCAGGTGGACATTGAGACGTCCTTCCTGCGCGCCGAGCAGATCCAGGAGCTGGTGGAAGCGCTGATCGCCTACGTGTGGAAGGAGACGATCGGCGTCGACGTGCCGCGCCCCTTCCCGCGCCTGTCGTACCAGGAGGCGATGGACCGCTACGGAACGGACAAGCCGGACATCCGCTTCGGCCTCGAGCTGAAGGACGTGTCCGACATCGCCGCCGCGTGCCAGTTCCAGGTGTTCCGCCGCGCCGTGGAGGCCGGCGGCCGCGTCCAGGCCCTCAACGCCAAGGGCTGTGCGGGCTTTAGCCGCAAGGAGATCGCCGCCTACGAGGAGGAGGCCAAGCGCCACGGGGCCAAGGGCTTGGCCTATTTGGCGCGGACGGCGGAGGGCTGGAAGGGGCCCATCGCCAAGTTCTTCACCGAAGGGGAGCTGGCGGCCCTGGCCGAGCGGCTCGAGGCGGAACCGGGCGACCTGCTCTTCTTCTGCGCCGACCAGGCCGAGGTGGTGGCCGCCGTGCTGGGCAACCTGCGGCTGAAGCTGGGGCGGGAGCGGGGGCTCATTCCGGACAACGCCTTCGCGTTCCTGTGGGTGGTCGACTTTCCGCTTCTTACGTACGACGAGGAAGAGGGGCGCTTCGTGGCCAACCACCATCCCTTTACCATGCCGCGGGAGGAAGACATTCCCCTCTTTGACACCGATCCGGCCCGCATCCGCGCCCAGGCCTACGACCTCGTGTGCAACGGCTACGAGATCGCCGGCGGCAGCATCCGCATTCACCGCCGCGACGTGCAGGAGAAGATGTTCCGGGTCCTCGGCTTCACTGAGGAACAGGCGCGGGAGAAGTTTGGCTTTTTGCTCGAGGCCTTCGAATACGGCACGCCGCCCCACGGCGGCATCGCCTTCGGGTTTGACCGTGTGGTGATGCTCCTCGCCGGGCGGAGCAATTTGCGCGAGACGATCGCCTTCCCGAAGACGACCAGCGCCGCCGATCTCATGGTTGGCGCGCCTTCGGAAGTGGACCCGAAGCAACTGGAGGAGCTGCGCATCGCCGTCGTCGACGAGGCGCGCGCAGCGCGTTGA
- the recD2 gene encoding SF1B family DNA helicase RecD2 encodes MREDTEQLALFGGGFLKGEILHEIFHNDETLYTVARVKVLEASEEGAPDEAVVVGHFPRPHPDEQYIFYGEWVDHPKFGRQYHARRFEKALPKTRAGLIKYLSSGLFPGVGKKTAEKIVDRFGEQALTVIAQTPERLEEIPGLSAAKARKIHEAVLEHQALEQALVFLYEFGIGTALALRIYQVYRHDTLRVLREDPYRLIVDVEGVGFKRADEIGRAMGVAVDSPRRLRAACLHLLQEAAHGGGHAFLPVPELVGRVVRLLDESGDHRFSDADVEREILALHEEGQVVVEGARCYLPSLYWAEVGVARHVARLLATPAVERFSDDEVRAALAAVEEELGIRYAPSQRLAIETAVREPLMILTGGPGTGKTTVLRGLCRLFARLWKLPLDPAAYRAPDSPPYPILLVAPTGRAAKRMGEATGLPAMTVHRLLGWRGDAVERDADNPLEGRLLIVDETSMMDIWLTNQLLRAVPRGMRVLFVGDADQLPSVGPGNVLADLIASHRVPVVRLTDVYRQAEGSSIIRLAHAVKDGVLPDDFADPLPDRRFFPCSGETCVEVIKQVCTAALAKGYAARDIQVLAPMYRGPAGVDQLNRELQALFNPPAPGKGELELGETVFRVGDKVLQLVNNPEAQVFNGDIGEVVAILSPEEVGEREPVVVVRFDAHEVRYRRSQLHQLTLAYCCSIHKAQGSEFPIVILPLLRAHWRMLRRNLLYTGVTRAKSYLILCGERAAFAHAARCADDRERFTALIERLAQTVDGMPAGGEDEAVADGQTNG; translated from the coding sequence ATGCGCGAGGACACGGAGCAGCTGGCCCTGTTTGGCGGCGGCTTTTTGAAGGGGGAAATCCTCCACGAGATCTTCCACAACGACGAGACGCTGTACACGGTGGCCCGGGTGAAGGTCCTCGAGGCGTCGGAGGAGGGCGCGCCGGACGAGGCGGTGGTGGTGGGCCATTTTCCGCGCCCCCACCCGGACGAGCAGTACATCTTCTACGGCGAGTGGGTCGACCATCCCAAGTTCGGCCGCCAGTACCACGCCCGGCGCTTTGAGAAGGCCCTGCCGAAGACGCGGGCCGGCCTCATCAAGTACCTTTCCAGCGGCCTGTTTCCGGGCGTGGGGAAGAAGACGGCGGAGAAAATCGTCGACCGCTTCGGCGAGCAGGCCCTCACCGTCATCGCCCAGACCCCGGAGCGGCTCGAGGAGATTCCTGGCCTGTCGGCGGCGAAAGCGCGCAAGATCCACGAGGCCGTCCTCGAGCACCAGGCCCTGGAGCAGGCCCTCGTCTTCTTGTACGAGTTTGGCATCGGCACCGCCCTGGCCCTGCGCATCTACCAGGTGTACCGCCACGACACCCTGCGCGTGCTGCGGGAAGACCCGTACCGCCTCATCGTCGACGTGGAGGGCGTCGGCTTCAAGCGGGCCGACGAGATCGGCCGGGCCATGGGCGTGGCCGTGGATTCCCCCCGGCGGTTGCGGGCGGCCTGCCTCCACCTCTTGCAGGAGGCGGCCCACGGCGGCGGCCACGCCTTTCTTCCCGTGCCCGAGCTGGTCGGGCGGGTGGTGCGCCTCCTCGACGAAAGCGGCGACCACCGCTTTTCCGACGCCGACGTGGAGCGGGAAATCCTCGCCCTGCACGAGGAAGGGCAGGTGGTGGTGGAGGGGGCGCGCTGCTACCTGCCGTCGCTGTACTGGGCCGAGGTGGGCGTGGCGCGCCACGTGGCCCGGTTGCTCGCAACGCCGGCAGTGGAGCGCTTTTCCGACGACGAGGTGCGCGCGGCCCTGGCGGCGGTGGAAGAGGAACTGGGCATTCGCTACGCCCCGTCCCAGCGCCTGGCCATCGAGACGGCGGTGCGCGAGCCGCTCATGATCCTCACCGGCGGGCCGGGGACGGGCAAGACGACGGTGCTGCGCGGCCTGTGCCGCCTCTTTGCGCGGCTGTGGAAGCTGCCCCTCGATCCCGCCGCCTACCGCGCGCCAGACAGCCCGCCCTACCCCATCCTGCTGGTGGCGCCGACGGGACGCGCCGCCAAGCGGATGGGCGAGGCCACCGGCCTGCCGGCGATGACCGTGCACCGCCTGCTCGGCTGGCGCGGCGACGCGGTGGAGCGCGACGCCGACAACCCGCTGGAAGGGAGGCTCCTCATCGTCGACGAGACGTCGATGATGGACATCTGGCTGACCAACCAGCTGCTCCGCGCCGTGCCCCGCGGCATGCGCGTCCTCTTCGTCGGCGACGCCGACCAGCTGCCGTCGGTGGGTCCGGGGAACGTCCTGGCCGACCTCATCGCTTCGCACCGCGTGCCCGTGGTGCGCCTCACCGACGTCTACCGCCAGGCCGAGGGCTCCTCGATCATCCGCCTGGCCCACGCCGTGAAGGACGGGGTGCTGCCCGACGACTTTGCCGATCCCCTTCCCGACCGCCGCTTTTTTCCCTGCAGCGGCGAGACGTGCGTCGAGGTGATCAAGCAGGTGTGCACCGCTGCGCTGGCCAAGGGGTACGCGGCGCGGGACATTCAGGTGCTTGCCCCGATGTACCGCGGCCCCGCCGGCGTCGACCAGCTCAACCGCGAGCTGCAGGCCCTCTTCAATCCGCCGGCGCCGGGCAAGGGCGAGCTGGAGCTGGGGGAGACGGTGTTCCGCGTGGGGGACAAGGTGCTCCAGCTCGTCAACAACCCGGAGGCGCAGGTGTTCAACGGCGACATCGGCGAGGTGGTGGCCATCTTGTCGCCGGAGGAAGTCGGGGAGCGGGAGCCGGTGGTTGTCGTCCGCTTCGATGCCCACGAGGTGCGCTACCGCCGCAGCCAGCTCCACCAGCTCACCCTGGCCTACTGCTGCTCCATCCACAAGGCCCAGGGCAGCGAGTTTCCCATTGTCATCTTGCCCCTCCTGCGCGCCCACTGGCGCATGTTGCGGCGCAACCTCCTGTACACCGGCGTCACCCGCGCCAAATCGTACCTGATTCTGTGCGGCGAGCGCGCCGCCTTTGCCCACGCGGCCCGCTGCGCGGACGACCGCGAGCGGTTTACGGCGCTCATTGAGCGGCTGGCGCAAACGGTGGACGGCATGCCAGCAGGCGGGGAGGATGAAGCCGTGGCGGATGGGCAGACTAACGGGTGA
- the mnmA gene encoding tRNA 2-thiouridine(34) synthase MnmA — translation MAKKVVVAMSGGVDSSVTAALMKQAGYEVIGITMRLYQPDDPLEQANYTGGCCSLDDVYDARRVCEQLGIPHYAVNFKHEFNEKVIAYFEREYKRGRTPNPCIACNIYMKYDLLLQKALDLGADYLATGHYAVREYDEARGRFVLKKGVDPRKDQSYVLCHMTQEQLKHTLFPLGKYRKDQVRQMAKEFGLRVYNKPDSQEICFIPNNDYKAFIQKRSKDEIKEGYIYDTKGNIVGKHKGIPFYTIGQRHGLGLNLGRPVYVVDIIPERNAIVVGGPEDVLGTELVADSVNWIAIPELTEPIRVEAKIRSQAEPAPCTVTPLEDGRVHVRFDEPQRAITPGQTIAFYDGDLVVGGAIIDKRILPHAEDEAEPAVPATT, via the coding sequence ATGGCGAAAAAAGTGGTTGTGGCGATGAGCGGCGGCGTCGACAGCTCGGTGACGGCCGCCCTGATGAAACAGGCGGGCTACGAGGTGATCGGCATCACCATGCGTCTGTACCAGCCCGACGACCCGCTGGAGCAGGCCAACTACACGGGGGGCTGCTGTTCCCTCGACGATGTGTACGATGCCCGCCGCGTGTGCGAGCAGCTCGGCATTCCCCACTACGCCGTCAACTTCAAGCACGAGTTCAACGAAAAGGTGATCGCCTACTTCGAGCGCGAATACAAGCGCGGGCGCACGCCCAACCCGTGCATCGCCTGCAACATCTACATGAAGTACGACCTGCTCCTGCAGAAGGCCCTTGACCTGGGCGCCGACTACCTGGCTACCGGGCACTACGCCGTTCGCGAATACGACGAGGCGCGGGGCCGCTTCGTGCTGAAAAAAGGCGTCGACCCGCGCAAGGACCAGTCCTACGTGCTCTGCCACATGACGCAGGAGCAGCTGAAGCATACGCTGTTTCCGCTCGGGAAGTACCGCAAGGACCAGGTGCGCCAGATGGCCAAGGAATTTGGCCTGCGCGTGTACAACAAGCCGGACAGCCAGGAAATCTGCTTCATTCCCAACAACGACTACAAGGCGTTTATCCAGAAGCGGTCCAAGGACGAGATCAAGGAAGGGTACATCTACGACACGAAGGGGAACATCGTTGGCAAGCACAAGGGCATCCCCTTCTACACCATCGGCCAGCGCCACGGGCTGGGCCTCAACCTGGGCCGTCCGGTCTATGTTGTGGACATCATCCCCGAGCGCAACGCCATCGTCGTCGGGGGGCCGGAGGATGTCCTCGGCACGGAGCTCGTGGCCGACAGCGTGAACTGGATCGCCATCCCCGAACTCACGGAGCCGATCCGCGTCGAGGCGAAGATCCGCTCCCAGGCTGAGCCCGCCCCGTGCACCGTCACGCCCCTCGAGGACGGGCGCGTCCACGTGCGCTTTGACGAGCCGCAGCGGGCCATCACCCCGGGGCAGACCATCGCCTTCTACGACGGCGACCTCGTCGTCGGCGGGGCGATCATCGACAAGCGCATCCTGCCCCATGCAGAAGACGAAGCGGAACCGGCGGTGCCGGCGACAACGTGA
- a CDS encoding cysteine desulfurase family protein: MNPIYLDHAASMPVHPDVVAAMVPYLTEHFGNPSSIHGFGRKVRLAIEDARETVARALGTDPARIVFTSGGTEADNLALFGPAFAHREKGKTHLVTTQIEHHAVLEACQHLERLGFSVTYLPVDRTGRVDPDDVARAIRPETVLVSVMYGNNEVGTLQPIAEIGRICRERGVYFHTDAVQAFGVEPIDVATLSVDLLTVSAHKIGGPKGVGALYVAREVVMYPHLFGGNQERKRRAGTENVPGIIGFAKAVEIAMAEREKRRERYRALRRLMLSVWEARGIDHVVNGHPEAFLPHVLNVSFPGVDTETMLMNLDLAGIAASSGSACTSGSLERSHVLKAMNLPPEVVDSAVRFSFGPGNTEEDVRAAAERVADIVERLRGRK, from the coding sequence ATGAACCCGATCTACCTGGACCACGCGGCGTCGATGCCCGTGCATCCGGACGTGGTCGCGGCGATGGTGCCGTACCTCACGGAGCATTTTGGCAACCCGTCGAGCATCCACGGCTTTGGGCGCAAGGTGCGCCTGGCCATTGAGGACGCCCGGGAGACGGTGGCCCGGGCGCTGGGCACCGATCCGGCGCGCATCGTCTTCACCAGCGGGGGGACGGAGGCCGACAACCTCGCCCTCTTCGGCCCCGCCTTCGCGCACCGGGAAAAGGGCAAAACGCACCTCGTGACGACGCAGATCGAACACCACGCCGTGCTCGAGGCGTGCCAACACCTTGAGCGCCTCGGCTTTTCGGTCACCTACTTGCCCGTCGACCGCACCGGCCGCGTCGACCCCGACGACGTGGCGCGGGCCATCCGCCCGGAGACGGTGCTTGTCAGCGTGATGTACGGCAACAACGAGGTGGGAACGCTTCAGCCCATCGCCGAGATCGGGCGCATCTGCCGCGAACGCGGGGTGTATTTCCACACCGACGCCGTGCAGGCCTTTGGCGTCGAGCCCATCGACGTCGCGACCCTGTCGGTCGACCTTCTGACGGTTTCAGCGCACAAGATCGGCGGCCCCAAGGGCGTCGGCGCCCTGTACGTGGCCCGCGAGGTCGTGATGTACCCGCACCTTTTCGGCGGGAACCAGGAGCGCAAGCGGCGGGCGGGAACGGAAAACGTGCCCGGCATCATCGGCTTTGCCAAGGCCGTTGAGATCGCGATGGCCGAGCGCGAGAAGCGGCGGGAGCGGTACCGGGCGCTTCGCCGGCTGATGCTCTCGGTGTGGGAGGCGCGCGGCATCGACCACGTCGTCAACGGCCATCCGGAAGCCTTCCTGCCCCACGTGCTCAACGTCAGCTTCCCCGGCGTGGACACGGAAACGATGCTGATGAACCTCGACTTGGCCGGCATCGCCGCCTCCAGCGGTTCGGCCTGCACGTCGGGCTCGCTGGAGCGGTCCCACGTGCTGAAGGCGATGAACCTGCCCCCCGAAGTGGTGGACTCGGCGGTGCGCTTCAGCTTCGGCCCGGGCAACACCGAGGAGGACGTGCGCGCGGCGGCCGAGCGCGTGGCCGACATCGTCGAGCGCCTGCGCGGGCGGAAATAA
- a CDS encoding AAA family ATPase produces MDLFDYAGEQEQQRMAPLAARMRPRTLDEFVGQRHILGEGKLLRRAIEADQLSSLIFYGPPGTGKTTLARVIANTTKSHFTDLNAVTAGVADIRRIVDEAKARLGMYGQRTILFIDEIHRFNKAQQDALLPYVEEGTVILIGATTENPFFEVNAALLSRSQIFPLHPLTEDELRLIAERALSDAERGLGALNIRIDEDALAHLIRYADGDARRLLNALELAALTTRPGADGVVHITLDVAVESIQRPAVRYDKSGDNHYDTISAFIKSIRGSDPDAALYWLARMLDAGEDPRFIARRLVISAAEDIGNADPQALQVAVAAFHALELVGMPEGRIPLAQAVTYLATAPKSNASYVAINEALRMVREEGHRPVPPHLRDANYKGAAALGHGQGYLYPHDYPGHFVPQRYLPEGVDVVFYRPSENGYEREIGERLSRWRARQREGV; encoded by the coding sequence ATGGACCTGTTCGATTATGCCGGCGAACAGGAGCAGCAGCGCATGGCGCCCTTGGCGGCGCGCATGCGGCCGCGCACGCTGGACGAGTTCGTCGGCCAACGGCACATCCTGGGAGAAGGGAAGCTGCTCCGCCGGGCCATCGAGGCCGACCAGCTGTCGTCGCTCATTTTTTATGGCCCGCCGGGGACAGGCAAAACGACGCTGGCCCGCGTCATCGCCAACACGACGAAGAGCCACTTCACCGACCTCAACGCCGTGACGGCGGGCGTCGCCGACATTCGGCGCATCGTCGACGAGGCCAAGGCGCGGCTGGGCATGTACGGCCAGCGCACCATTCTGTTTATCGACGAGATTCATCGCTTCAACAAGGCCCAGCAGGACGCCTTGTTGCCGTATGTGGAAGAGGGCACGGTGATCCTGATCGGGGCCACGACGGAAAACCCCTTCTTTGAAGTGAACGCCGCGCTGCTGTCGCGCTCGCAAATCTTTCCCCTCCATCCGCTTACGGAGGACGAGCTGCGCCTCATTGCCGAGCGCGCGCTCAGCGACGCGGAGCGGGGGCTGGGGGCGCTCAACATCCGCATCGACGAGGATGCTCTGGCGCACCTGATCCGCTATGCGGACGGGGACGCGCGGCGCCTCTTGAACGCCCTTGAGCTGGCCGCCCTCACCACGCGGCCGGGGGCCGACGGCGTCGTGCACATCACCCTGGACGTGGCCGTGGAGTCGATCCAGCGCCCCGCGGTGCGCTACGACAAGTCGGGGGACAACCATTACGACACCATCTCGGCGTTCATCAAATCGATCCGCGGCTCCGATCCCGACGCGGCGCTGTACTGGCTGGCGCGCATGCTCGATGCCGGGGAAGACCCGCGCTTCATCGCCCGCCGCCTCGTCATCTCCGCCGCCGAGGACATCGGCAACGCCGACCCGCAGGCGTTGCAGGTGGCGGTAGCCGCCTTCCATGCGCTGGAGCTCGTCGGCATGCCGGAGGGGCGCATCCCCCTGGCCCAGGCGGTCACCTACCTGGCCACGGCGCCGAAGAGCAACGCGTCCTATGTGGCCATCAACGAGGCCCTGCGCATGGTGCGCGAAGAGGGCCATCGCCCGGTGCCCCCGCACCTGCGCGACGCCAACTACAAGGGAGCGGCGGCCTTGGGGCACGGCCAGGGCTACCTGTACCCGCACGACTACCCGGGCCATTTCGTGCCGCAGCGCTACCTGCCCGAGGGCGTGGACGTCGTGTTTTACCGCCCGTCCGAGAACGGCTACGAACGGGAGATCGGCGAGCGGCTTTCGCGCTGGCGCGCCCGCCAGCGGGAGGGCGTATAG